One window of the Candidatus Binatus sp. genome contains the following:
- a CDS encoding acyl-CoA dehydrogenase family protein, translating to MTENEREDIVQRARTVAVEKLAPRADTHDREGSFPTENFADLHRAGLLGLPIPVRYGGLGGGIGGDHRSFYPVVHEIARGCGSTALIYGHHAYVAGLVAQLGTENQQQRYFEQVLKRGALFASIGSEPAGGNLAAMSTTARRVAGGYVLNGRKRFGSGMGYTTFHMIWAQLEGESNLEKGLLLAFIEPDNPHIKIIRDWSSMGMRATATDGMELTECFVPDDDVLEGPGAYFRLPIPGLFFHTEFAANFTGVASGALDFAVQYVREQTRPWMGSDLTRAIDDPYLQYRFGEMYSLREASLSLVNRSAAAIQRAQDSGTQNDLVEAAKASWSAKIFATEASGKITNMVFQVCGARSTRMKYNLDRFWRDARTFTLHDPVDGRRQALGAVVLGAHEYRASII from the coding sequence ATGACGGAAAATGAACGCGAAGATATTGTGCAGCGGGCGCGGACGGTAGCAGTGGAGAAGCTTGCGCCGCGCGCCGATACGCACGATCGCGAAGGCTCGTTCCCGACCGAGAACTTTGCCGACTTGCATCGCGCAGGGTTGCTGGGGCTCCCTATTCCGGTCCGCTACGGCGGTCTTGGCGGCGGTATCGGCGGCGACCATCGATCCTTTTATCCGGTGGTGCACGAGATCGCACGCGGATGCGGATCGACCGCGCTGATTTACGGACATCATGCGTACGTGGCCGGATTGGTAGCTCAGCTCGGCACCGAAAATCAGCAACAGCGCTATTTCGAGCAAGTGCTTAAGCGGGGCGCGCTGTTCGCTTCGATTGGATCGGAGCCTGCGGGCGGCAATCTTGCTGCGATGAGCACGACGGCGCGGCGCGTTGCGGGCGGTTACGTTTTGAACGGACGCAAGCGCTTCGGCTCAGGCATGGGCTACACAACGTTTCACATGATATGGGCGCAACTCGAGGGTGAGTCCAATCTCGAAAAGGGGTTGCTGCTGGCCTTCATCGAGCCGGACAACCCGCACATCAAGATCATCCGCGATTGGAGCTCGATGGGGATGCGGGCGACCGCTACCGACGGCATGGAGTTGACCGAGTGCTTCGTCCCGGACGATGACGTGCTCGAGGGTCCGGGCGCCTATTTTCGCTTGCCGATACCTGGGCTGTTTTTCCACACCGAGTTCGCCGCCAACTTTACAGGCGTCGCCTCGGGCGCGCTCGACTTCGCGGTACAATATGTTCGCGAACAGACGCGCCCGTGGATGGGCAGCGACCTCACCCGCGCGATCGACGATCCCTATCTGCAGTATCGTTTCGGCGAGATGTACTCGCTGCGGGAGGCCTCGCTGTCATTGGTGAACCGCTCGGCCGCGGCGATTCAACGCGCGCAGGATTCCGGCACCCAAAACGATCTTGTGGAAGCGGCGAAGGCGTCCTGGTCGGCGAAGATCTTCGCCACCGAAGCCAGCGGCAAAATCACCAACATGGTTTTCCAGGTTTGCGGCGCCCGATCAACGCGAATGAAGTACAACCTCGATCGGTTCTGGCGCGATGCGCGCACCTTTACGCTGCATGATCCGGTGGACGGACGTCGGCAAGCGCTGGGCGCGGTCGTGCTGGGCGCTCATGAGTATCGCGCGTCGATCATTTGA